A genome region from Pseudanabaena sp. Chao 1811 includes the following:
- a CDS encoding glycoside hydrolase, translating into MSFPLHVAFIWHQHQPLYKSAIAGKYHLPWVRLHGVKDYLDLALMLSRYPKLHQTINLVPSLILQLQDYVEGKAFDPYLSLTLTPVDNLSRSQKHFIVEHFFDANHQTMIEPYHRYADLLAQRQAYGIEWCVNHWQAPDFSDLLAWHNLAWIDPLFREVDPEIGEWYERGRDFTLADRQRIYSKQREIISRILPQHRQMQKHGQLEITTTPYNHPIMPLLADTQAGRIAVPQMYLPNTRFRWEPDINLHLEKAKELYRQHFGCDPKGLWPSEQSVSPAILPHISKQGFSWLCSDEGVLGWSLGHYFRRDERGAIDAPHLLYQPYRLETVHGDLAIIFRDRLLSDLIGFSYGALLPQAASDDLCDRLMTIQKQQNEYLAEHPDGQPWLVTIALDGENCWEFYPQDGNPFLQTLYENLSNNHNLKLVTPSEYLAKYSPVEKIPPHQLHSGSWIDSSFTTWIGDPVKNRAWELLAEARQVLALHSEATPENNPEAWESLMAAEGSDWFWWFGEGHSSNDDAMFDRLFREHLQVIYRALNEPVPHALLYPLEPHDVSTSDRPTNLIHPLINGRFENDDWIGAGKIEISGARGAMHQNVPVKRLWYGYDHFYCYLRLEFSNLESIAQSKLHLLWFYPSRIHPNSPVKLLDMPDVSPLNYLFRHHLAINFADKSVQLQESLEKFQWETIATHTKIGLEQCLEIAIPWSDLAVKPQSVARLVIMLSQKEHFQISLPEYTIIPIEVP; encoded by the coding sequence ATGTCTTTTCCTCTACATGTCGCATTTATCTGGCACCAACATCAACCTCTCTATAAAAGCGCGATCGCAGGCAAGTATCATTTGCCTTGGGTGAGGCTGCATGGCGTAAAAGATTATTTGGATCTCGCGTTGATGTTGTCAAGATACCCAAAGCTACATCAAACGATCAATCTTGTACCATCTCTAATTCTACAACTGCAAGATTATGTGGAGGGGAAGGCGTTTGATCCCTATTTGTCATTGACATTAACGCCTGTTGATAATCTCTCGCGATCGCAAAAGCATTTTATTGTTGAGCATTTTTTTGATGCCAATCACCAGACGATGATCGAGCCATACCATCGCTATGCCGATCTCTTAGCGCAACGGCAAGCCTACGGCATCGAGTGGTGTGTGAATCATTGGCAAGCCCCCGACTTTAGCGATTTACTTGCTTGGCATAACTTGGCATGGATTGATCCCCTCTTCCGTGAAGTCGATCCTGAAATTGGTGAATGGTATGAACGTGGCAGAGATTTTACCCTCGCCGATCGTCAAAGAATTTACAGTAAGCAACGCGAAATTATTAGCCGCATTCTGCCCCAACATCGGCAAATGCAAAAACATGGGCAGTTAGAAATTACGACTACCCCCTATAACCATCCGATCATGCCCCTCCTTGCCGATACACAGGCAGGACGCATTGCCGTTCCGCAAATGTATTTGCCCAATACTCGATTTCGCTGGGAGCCAGACATCAATCTGCATCTCGAAAAAGCTAAAGAACTTTACCGTCAACATTTTGGTTGCGACCCTAAAGGGCTATGGCCCTCAGAGCAATCAGTTAGCCCTGCCATCTTGCCCCATATCTCCAAGCAAGGCTTCTCATGGTTATGCTCCGATGAGGGCGTATTGGGTTGGAGTCTTGGACATTATTTCCGCCGTGATGAACGTGGTGCGATCGATGCCCCCCATTTGCTATACCAGCCCTATCGTCTGGAAACCGTGCATGGGGACTTAGCTATTATTTTCCGCGATCGCCTACTTTCGGATTTAATTGGTTTTAGCTATGGGGCGCTTTTGCCTCAAGCAGCTAGTGACGATCTATGCGATCGCTTGATGACAATTCAAAAACAGCAAAATGAATATTTAGCCGAACATCCCGATGGTCAACCTTGGCTAGTGACAATTGCCCTCGATGGTGAAAACTGCTGGGAATTTTATCCCCAAGATGGCAACCCATTTTTGCAGACCCTATATGAAAATCTTTCTAACAATCACAACCTAAAGCTAGTTACCCCCTCTGAATATTTAGCTAAATACTCACCTGTAGAAAAAATTCCGCCCCATCAATTGCATAGTGGCTCATGGATTGACTCCAGCTTTACAACATGGATTGGCGATCCAGTCAAAAATCGCGCATGGGAATTACTTGCCGAGGCACGCCAAGTTTTAGCCCTACATTCTGAAGCTACTCCTGAAAATAATCCTGAGGCATGGGAAAGCCTGATGGCAGCCGAAGGCTCTGACTGGTTTTGGTGGTTTGGTGAAGGACATAGCTCCAATGACGATGCCATGTTCGATCGCCTATTTCGCGAACACTTACAGGTAATTTATCGCGCCCTCAATGAGCCAGTTCCCCATGCCTTGCTCTATCCCCTTGAACCCCATGATGTTTCCACTAGCGATCGCCCTACCAACTTAATCCATCCCCTGATTAATGGCAGATTTGAGAATGACGATTGGATAGGTGCAGGTAAAATTGAAATTAGCGGGGCACGAGGGGCAATGCACCAAAATGTACCTGTCAAGCGTCTATGGTATGGATATGATCATTTTTATTGCTACTTGCGTCTAGAATTTAGTAATCTAGAGAGCATTGCACAAAGTAAACTACATCTGTTGTGGTTTTATCCCAGTCGGATTCACCCCAATAGTCCAGTCAAGCTTCTTGATATGCCTGATGTATCACCGCTAAATTATCTGTTTCGCCATCACTTAGCGATCAATTTTGCCGATAAGTCAGTTCAGCTTCAAGAATCTTTAGAGAAGTTTCAGTGGGAAACCATAGCAACTCATACGAAAATAGGTCTAGAGCAATGCCTAGAAATTGCCATACCTTGGAGTGATTTGGCAGTCAAGCCCCAATCCGTTGCAAGACTGGTGATCATGCTCAGCCAAAAAGAGCATTTTCAGATATCCCTACCTGAGTATACGATTATTCCCATTGAAGTACCTTAG
- a CDS encoding DUF192 domain-containing protein, with product MTGNMTGDTSRNCDTPVHSSIQILQRVCIKLCTISLSLSMIACSSPAVSDSAKPSTSPSIPVTTSPQTVSPQLTPQTKPKPVSELGQYLPITAIAMIAGREIQLEVANTPKEQEKGLMFRPPLADDRGMLFPFIPARPVAFWMKNTPSPLDIIFLLDGKVVAIARNATTCKSDPCPIYPENGVVADNVLEVRSGLTQELGLQEGDQITFKFLLPKNQ from the coding sequence ATGACTGGCAATATGACTGGCGATACTTCTAGAAATTGTGACACACCTGTTCATAGTTCGATCCAAATCCTCCAAAGAGTTTGTATAAAGCTATGTACGATTAGCCTGAGCCTGTCGATGATCGCTTGTAGTTCCCCTGCGGTGTCTGACAGCGCGAAACCATCTACAAGTCCATCGATCCCCGTTACAACTTCACCACAAACTGTATCACCACAGTTAACTCCTCAAACTAAACCTAAACCAGTTTCAGAACTAGGACAATATTTGCCAATTACTGCCATTGCCATGATCGCAGGACGCGAGATTCAACTAGAGGTCGCTAATACTCCGAAGGAGCAAGAAAAAGGACTCATGTTTCGTCCGCCCCTAGCCGATGATCGCGGGATGTTATTTCCCTTTATCCCTGCGCGTCCTGTTGCTTTTTGGATGAAAAATACGCCTTCACCTCTTGATATTATCTTCTTGCTTGATGGCAAGGTAGTAGCGATCGCTCGTAATGCCACCACCTGTAAAAGTGATCCCTGTCCGATTTATCCCGAAAATGGGGTTGTTGCTGATAACGTCCTCGAAGTTAGGTCTGGGCTAACTCAAGAACTTGGTTTGCAAGAAGGAGATCAAATTACTTTCAAATTCTTGTTGCCAAAAAATCAATGA
- a CDS encoding MarR family winged helix-turn-helix transcriptional regulator, with the protein MNASHNLISPQLPTSQLSTFSPSSDCAAKVVDIVPAVMQHIYTEVRQQKSSFLTIPQLRALAFLQTNSCSSLTSLAENLGVTSASASTMVDRLVQKEFITRTEHPTLRRQVVLCLTIAGEEHLQQVRQVTSDRLAEKLGDLPPEQLADLIAGLEELSQIFR; encoded by the coding sequence ATGAATGCATCACATAATTTGATTTCTCCGCAACTGCCTACTTCACAATTATCAACGTTCTCACCTAGCTCAGATTGTGCGGCTAAGGTTGTGGATATTGTCCCTGCGGTGATGCAGCATATCTATACTGAAGTGCGTCAACAGAAATCTTCTTTTCTCACAATTCCACAGCTACGTGCTCTAGCCTTTTTGCAAACTAATTCCTGCTCATCGCTCACGTCCCTTGCCGAGAACTTGGGTGTGACGAGTGCATCTGCTTCTACGATGGTTGATCGCCTAGTCCAAAAAGAATTTATCACCCGTACTGAGCATCCAACTTTGAGACGACAGGTTGTACTTTGCCTGACGATCGCAGGTGAGGAGCATTTACAACAAGTCCGTCAAGTTACTAGCGATCGCCTTGCTGAAAAACTAGGCGATTTGCCCCCCGAACAACTAGCTGATTTAATTGCTGGACTCGAAGAACTCAGTCAAATATTTAGATAA
- a CDS encoding efflux RND transporter periplasmic adaptor subunit has product MRHPLLSALILVSVSIGTPSLLTACGASQAESRKEQRPPVPVVVTPVIQKTLPIQIRSTGVVEAYSTVAVKSQIGGQLIEVNFKDGQDVKQGDLLFRIDPRPLEAELQQAIANQARNQAQLQQAIANQVRAETTIAQAKANKDRDAAQLKFADFQRKSYDSLYAEGAISRTQAEQFRTNASVSLATVNASGSAIDTTVAAAESTKADIAAAQANLAAGDALIDNARVQLSYTEIYSPVNGKVSSLKVNQGNLVKADDTAPLVTIVQVKPIYVTFTVPEKSLAQVKQYQKRGKLKVQAFIPNDKKPVEGELTFIDSVVDVTTGTVQLKATFANLDDRIAPGQRVDVVLKLAEEPNSISVPTQAIQTGQKGQFVYVVKADSTVEIRPIKVVNTVGNDAAIASGLDVGEKVVVDGQFALSPNAKVEIKEPKK; this is encoded by the coding sequence ATGCGGCATCCTCTCTTATCAGCATTAATCTTAGTATCGGTTTCGATAGGAACCCCAAGTTTACTCACCGCTTGTGGAGCATCTCAAGCCGAATCTCGTAAAGAACAACGTCCCCCTGTGCCAGTAGTAGTTACACCTGTCATTCAAAAGACTCTTCCCATCCAGATCCGCAGCACAGGAGTAGTAGAAGCATATTCCACTGTGGCGGTAAAGTCGCAGATTGGTGGTCAGTTGATCGAGGTGAACTTTAAGGATGGACAGGATGTAAAACAAGGCGATTTACTATTTCGGATCGATCCACGTCCATTAGAAGCCGAGTTACAGCAAGCGATCGCCAATCAAGCTCGTAATCAAGCCCAGTTACAACAAGCGATCGCCAATCAAGTCCGTGCGGAAACTACCATTGCTCAGGCAAAAGCCAACAAAGATCGTGATGCTGCCCAGTTAAAATTTGCGGATTTTCAACGCAAAAGCTATGACAGTCTCTATGCCGAAGGTGCAATTAGTCGTACTCAAGCCGAACAGTTTCGCACCAATGCTAGTGTCTCTCTTGCCACTGTAAACGCTTCGGGCAGTGCGATCGATACCACTGTGGCGGCAGCCGAATCCACGAAAGCTGATATTGCCGCCGCGCAAGCTAACCTAGCCGCAGGGGATGCGCTAATTGACAATGCCAGAGTGCAGCTTTCCTACACAGAAATCTATTCGCCTGTGAATGGCAAGGTTAGTAGTCTTAAGGTAAATCAAGGAAATCTGGTTAAGGCGGATGACACTGCTCCATTAGTCACAATTGTGCAGGTTAAACCGATTTATGTAACCTTCACTGTCCCTGAAAAGTCATTAGCTCAAGTAAAGCAATATCAAAAGCGTGGCAAACTCAAGGTGCAGGCTTTTATTCCCAATGACAAAAAGCCCGTAGAAGGAGAACTTACTTTTATCGATAGCGTAGTAGATGTAACTACAGGAACCGTGCAGTTAAAAGCCACTTTTGCGAACCTTGATGATCGCATTGCTCCTGGTCAGCGCGTGGATGTCGTTCTCAAATTAGCCGAAGAACCAAACTCAATCTCTGTTCCTACGCAAGCAATCCAGACAGGTCAGAAAGGACAGTTTGTCTATGTCGTCAAGGCTGATAGCACCGTAGAGATTCGCCCTATTAAAGTGGTTAATACCGTTGGTAATGATGCTGCGATCGCTAGTGGTTTAGATGTTGGCGAGAAAGTGGTAGTCGATGGTCAATTTGCCCTCTCCCCCAATGCCAAGGTCGAGATTAAGGAACCCAAAAAATGA
- a CDS encoding late competence development ComFB family protein, whose amino-acid sequence MEAEVGRICDSAFELSVEEYMALDRLMGALLTGEVVAVPRKQFINVMEELVLSEAVARVAEIEANSNKVLDLGDIAAYALNRLPPLYATTEQGANYQRDRALADLQHLIAQQVKEAIDRNLDRPEFFPDRSTFGSVNKDSVLSQLSHLLQAYAPAFEEKS is encoded by the coding sequence ATGGAAGCCGAAGTTGGACGGATCTGTGATAGCGCGTTTGAACTCTCGGTAGAAGAATACATGGCACTCGATCGCCTGATGGGTGCTTTGCTAACAGGGGAAGTAGTTGCTGTCCCACGCAAGCAATTTATTAATGTGATGGAAGAGTTGGTGCTGAGTGAGGCTGTGGCAAGGGTTGCCGAAATCGAGGCAAATAGTAATAAAGTCTTGGATTTGGGGGATATTGCTGCCTATGCTCTGAACCGTCTACCTCCTTTGTACGCCACTACTGAGCAGGGAGCAAATTATCAAAGGGATAGGGCGCTTGCTGACTTACAACATTTAATTGCGCAGCAGGTCAAAGAAGCGATCGATCGCAACCTTGATCGTCCTGAATTCTTCCCCGATCGCTCTACTTTTGGCTCAGTTAATAAAGATTCTGTACTTTCACAGCTTAGCCACTTGCTACAAGCCTACGCTCCTGCTTTTGAAGAAAAGTCCTAA
- a CDS encoding efflux RND transporter permease subunit, producing the protein MNITQPFIRRPVMTTLVMLAILIFGFVSYRLLPISDLPTVDFPTISVTATLPGASPETMASSVATPLEQQFSSIAGLDSMTSSSALGNTTITLQFNLNRQIDGAAQDVQAAIAKAARQLPPTLPNPPQYRKVNPADLPILFVVLKSDVLTLAEVDKYAENLLAQRLSTVDGVALVTVQGAQKYAVRIELDPQALKTKGIGIDEVAAAIAQGNSNQPTGTLYGENRTLTIDTNAGLENAASYGKLIAAYRNGAPVRLNEIANVTDSVENNRLATWYNGTRGIVLSIQRQPGTNTVAIVETLEKLLPTFREQIPAAIDMEILYDRSISVRHSVEDVQFSLLLAIALVIMVIFLFLRNFYATLIPSVAVPLSIVATFGVMYKLGYSLDNLSLMALTLSVGFVVDDAVVVLENIVRHLEMGKSPYQAAIDGSKEISFTVLSMTISLVAVFIPILFMAGIIGRLFQEFAVTISVAILVSGFVSISLTPMLCSRFLKHAPHSGKPQNLNNANGNIDGNDSENITVLSNGNGSENLNGHENLNGYSNGNGHSNGHGHHENDGGFFQRFYAWSLRKALKYHRVTSAISAAVLIATIVLFGIVPKGFIPNDDLNQLLITTEAIQGISYEDMSKLQAKIADIVSKDPDVEAINSTVGASGFISLPNNGRLFMRLKERSKRSRSVDQIIQELRPKLAKVAGIRCFLQNPPTIRLGGQITKAMYQYTISDTDIEQLYSTVPELEKKLRQFDSLQDVSSDLQIKNPQVTVEIDRDRASALGITATQIESALSYAYSTRQVSTIYGSDNQYAVIMGVMPEYQKDLQSLELLSVRSSNGQLVPLGTFASFKQTVGALSVNHLSQLPAVTISFNLKPGISLSDVVGKIESLARETLPATASGKFQGTAQVFQDSQQGLGLLLLAAILVIYIVLGILYESFIHPITILTSLPSAGFGALLTLLIFGSELNVYAFVGVILLVGIVKKNGIMMVDFAIGARKQGSTAYDAIYEACLVRFRPIMMTTLAALMGTLPIALGIGAGAESRRALGLAVVGGLLFSQLLTLYITPVFYVYMENLQEYWKRRDIRKKEKAREEQNLQPKPPVSLPPAR; encoded by the coding sequence ATGAACATTACCCAACCCTTTATTCGTCGCCCCGTCATGACTACCCTAGTCATGCTCGCTATCCTCATTTTTGGGTTTGTCAGTTATCGCCTATTACCAATTAGCGACTTGCCGACGGTAGACTTCCCCACGATTAGCGTGACAGCGACATTACCAGGGGCTAGCCCTGAAACGATGGCATCCTCGGTAGCGACACCGTTGGAGCAGCAGTTCTCCTCGATCGCAGGTTTGGACTCGATGACATCCAGTAGCGCCCTTGGTAATACCACGATTACTTTGCAATTTAACCTCAATCGCCAAATTGACGGAGCCGCACAGGATGTACAGGCAGCGATCGCTAAAGCTGCAAGGCAATTGCCGCCGACCCTACCTAATCCGCCCCAATATCGGAAAGTCAATCCCGCCGATCTGCCGATTCTGTTTGTGGTTCTCAAATCCGATGTACTGACCTTAGCGGAAGTTGATAAATATGCGGAGAATTTACTAGCCCAGAGGTTGTCCACCGTTGATGGGGTCGCACTCGTTACCGTCCAAGGTGCTCAAAAATATGCAGTACGGATTGAACTTGATCCGCAAGCTTTAAAAACGAAAGGTATTGGTATTGATGAGGTTGCCGCAGCGATCGCGCAGGGTAACTCTAATCAGCCAACGGGAACCCTCTATGGCGAAAATCGCACCTTGACCATTGATACTAATGCTGGTCTGGAAAATGCGGCTTCCTACGGTAAGCTCATTGCCGCCTATCGCAATGGTGCGCCTGTGCGCTTGAACGAGATTGCCAATGTCACCGACAGCGTGGAAAACAATCGACTTGCCACTTGGTACAATGGCACAAGGGGCATTGTGCTCTCGATTCAACGTCAACCGGGGACAAACACCGTCGCGATCGTCGAGACTTTAGAGAAGTTACTACCCACTTTCCGCGAACAGATTCCTGCGGCGATCGATATGGAAATTCTGTACGATCGCTCGATTTCCGTGCGCCATTCCGTAGAAGATGTGCAGTTCAGCCTACTCTTAGCGATCGCCCTTGTGATCATGGTGATCTTCCTATTTCTACGGAATTTCTACGCTACCTTGATTCCCAGCGTTGCCGTTCCATTGTCCATCGTCGCCACCTTTGGGGTGATGTATAAACTGGGCTATTCCCTCGATAACCTCTCTTTGATGGCATTGACCCTATCCGTAGGCTTTGTGGTCGATGATGCGGTGGTCGTACTGGAAAATATCGTCCGTCACCTAGAAATGGGTAAATCGCCCTATCAAGCAGCGATCGATGGTTCTAAAGAGATCAGCTTTACGGTGCTATCGATGACGATTTCACTGGTGGCGGTATTTATTCCGATTCTGTTTATGGCTGGCATTATCGGTCGCCTGTTTCAGGAATTTGCCGTCACCATTAGTGTCGCCATTCTCGTTTCAGGATTTGTCTCCATCAGTTTGACCCCGATGCTTTGCAGTCGATTCCTCAAACATGCGCCCCATAGTGGTAAACCCCAGAACCTCAATAATGCAAATGGAAATATTGATGGAAATGACAGTGAAAATATTACTGTTTTAAGCAATGGCAATGGGTCTGAAAATCTAAATGGTCATGAAAACCTGAATGGTTATAGTAACGGTAACGGTCATAGTAACGGGCATGGACATCATGAAAATGATGGAGGATTCTTCCAGCGCTTTTATGCTTGGAGTTTACGGAAGGCGCTCAAATATCACCGTGTCACTTCAGCGATTTCCGCCGCCGTGTTAATTGCCACCATTGTCCTGTTTGGGATAGTGCCGAAGGGATTCATTCCCAATGACGATCTTAACCAGCTATTGATTACCACCGAAGCCATCCAAGGCATCTCCTATGAGGATATGTCTAAGCTGCAAGCAAAAATCGCCGATATTGTCAGCAAAGACCCCGATGTCGAAGCGATTAACTCGACGGTTGGAGCATCGGGATTTATCTCTTTGCCCAACAATGGACGCTTATTTATGCGGTTAAAAGAACGCAGTAAGCGATCGCGCAGTGTTGATCAAATCATTCAAGAGCTGCGCCCAAAATTGGCAAAGGTTGCGGGTATTCGTTGTTTCTTGCAAAATCCGCCCACGATTCGCCTTGGTGGACAAATTACTAAGGCAATGTATCAATACACTATCTCTGATACTGATATTGAACAACTTTATAGCACTGTACCCGAACTAGAGAAAAAGCTACGCCAATTCGACAGTCTCCAAGATGTCAGTAGTGACTTACAGATCAAGAATCCTCAAGTTACTGTTGAAATCGATCGCGATCGCGCTTCGGCTCTAGGCATCACTGCCACCCAAATCGAATCAGCCCTATCCTACGCCTATTCCACCCGTCAAGTCTCGACGATCTATGGCTCTGATAACCAATATGCTGTGATTATGGGTGTCATGCCCGAATATCAAAAGGATTTGCAATCTCTGGAATTACTATCGGTGCGATCGAGTAATGGACAACTAGTTCCTCTCGGTACATTTGCCTCCTTCAAACAGACTGTAGGGGCGCTATCGGTGAATCACCTATCACAGTTACCTGCGGTGACAATTTCCTTTAACCTCAAACCGGGGATCTCCCTTAGTGATGTCGTCGGTAAAATTGAAAGTCTCGCTAGAGAAACTTTACCCGCCACTGCTTCAGGAAAATTCCAAGGGACAGCCCAAGTATTCCAAGACTCGCAACAGGGCTTAGGATTGTTGCTCTTAGCCGCAATTCTCGTCATCTACATTGTCTTAGGGATTCTCTACGAGAGCTTTATTCATCCAATTACGATTCTCACCAGCTTACCCTCCGCAGGATTTGGCGCGTTGCTCACGTTGCTGATCTTCGGTAGTGAACTTAATGTTTACGCCTTTGTCGGTGTGATTCTGCTCGTGGGTATTGTCAAAAAGAACGGGATTATGATGGTGGACTTTGCGATCGGTGCTCGTAAACAAGGCAGTACCGCCTATGATGCGATCTACGAAGCTTGTTTAGTACGCTTCCGTCCGATCATGATGACCACCCTCGCCGCCTTAATGGGAACCTTACCGATCGCTCTCGGTATTGGTGCAGGTGCAGAATCTCGCCGCGCCTTAGGTTTAGCTGTAGTTGGCGGTTTGCTATTCTCGCAGTTGCTCACGCTTTACATCACGCCTGTTTTCTATGTCTACATGGAAAACCTCCAAGAGTATTGGAAGCGTCGGGACATTCGCAAAAAAGAGAAGGCAAGAGAAGAACAAAACCTTCAGCCAAAGCCCCCTGTTTCTCTACCTCCCGCCAGATAA